One part of the Vitis riparia cultivar Riparia Gloire de Montpellier isolate 1030 chromosome 15, EGFV_Vit.rip_1.0, whole genome shotgun sequence genome encodes these proteins:
- the LOC117932505 gene encoding uncharacterized protein LOC117932505 has protein sequence MLGGILLPTSLSLPWIRLLYYFCLLCLISSNRLLAGTGAIMDSGEYSPKSNGECSEKINEVSPVKCAFAIFDADFFNDTKIAEIEQGATELNIPISGANRKLVASVNGGLHDPSYLVFNSEWGNEQVQSKTKRFSCPSLSGIQRPEGEEDIAFMTVLELGELIKTKQITSEQLTRIFLHRLKR, from the exons ATGTTGGGGGGCATCCTTCTTCCCACCTCACTCTCACTCCCATGGATACGTTTGCTGTATTATTTTTGCCTCCTCTGTCTCATCTCATCCAACCGTCTTCTCGCCGGGACTGGAGCAATAATG GACAGTGGGGAGTACAGCCCTAAAAGCAATGGTGAATGCTCGGAAAAGATTAATGAAGTCTCACCAGTTAAATGTGCATTTGCAATATTTGATGCTGACTTCTTCAATGATACTAAG ataGCCGAGATTGAGCAGGGTGCAACCGAGCTGAATATCCCTATATCAGGAGCCAATCGTAAGTTAGTTGCTTCTGTTAATGGAGGTTTACATGATCCatcttatttggttttcaatTCTGAGTGGGGAAATGAACAAGTGCAAAGCAAAACCAAAAGATTCAGTTGTCCTTCCCTTTCTGGAATACAGAGGCCTGAAGGTGAAGAAGATATTGCCTTCATGACT GTTCTTGAACTGGGGGAACTCATTAAGACAAAACAAATTACCTCTGAGCAGCTTACTCGGATTTTTCTTCATAGATTAAAGAGGTAA